Proteins encoded together in one Desulfosporosinus meridiei DSM 13257 window:
- a CDS encoding NAD-binding protein, which translates to MKICVVGLGNIGFNLFAYLDQKFAGEVIGVDVNESRVKELRRQGYRVTTDYRALTGIDVWLMAPSTGDQGQNLFSALEHMIIRPGSLISIESTLPPGTMVRIREFLEKKGFELGSDLFLIHVPHRVMFGVDKTVCDTPRVMGAFTEECLERGREFYKPLVPLLVEVSDVKVAELSKVVENVKRYVDVAFAQEIYGFCVTNDLSYEELRKAVNSKNNVELLATDWGIGGECLPKDMSFLRTVCSSALLEGAEIADQNYRDRIQAQVGQGREVWLKGISYKTGVKDLKHSRGVDLVSALEAAGKTVKVEDPLFSPDELREAGFNPINQQEDNSQNIQEDKARVTLDRHKALEPK; encoded by the coding sequence ATGAAAATCTGTGTCGTGGGGTTAGGGAATATTGGGTTTAATTTGTTCGCTTATCTGGACCAGAAATTTGCTGGAGAGGTCATTGGAGTAGATGTGAATGAAAGCCGAGTAAAAGAGCTGCGACGTCAGGGATATAGAGTAACTACGGATTATAGGGCGTTAACAGGCATAGATGTATGGTTAATGGCACCTTCTACGGGTGATCAGGGTCAAAATTTGTTTTCAGCTCTAGAGCATATGATAATCCGCCCAGGCTCTTTAATCTCTATTGAATCCACTTTGCCTCCTGGAACTATGGTGCGAATTCGGGAGTTTTTAGAAAAAAAGGGATTTGAATTAGGATCAGATCTTTTCTTAATTCATGTTCCTCACAGAGTAATGTTTGGTGTAGATAAAACCGTTTGTGATACACCAAGAGTAATGGGGGCCTTTACAGAAGAATGTCTGGAAAGGGGGCGTGAGTTTTATAAACCTTTGGTACCCCTTCTGGTAGAGGTTTCAGATGTTAAAGTGGCTGAGTTATCCAAAGTTGTTGAAAATGTAAAACGATATGTGGATGTTGCCTTTGCCCAGGAAATTTATGGGTTTTGCGTTACAAATGACCTGAGTTATGAGGAATTGAGGAAAGCTGTTAATAGTAAAAATAATGTTGAACTTCTGGCTACTGATTGGGGAATTGGAGGAGAGTGTCTTCCTAAAGATATGAGTTTTTTAAGAACGGTTTGTTCCTCGGCTTTGTTAGAGGGTGCTGAGATTGCGGATCAAAACTATAGAGATCGAATCCAAGCACAGGTTGGCCAAGGCAGAGAAGTCTGGCTCAAGGGCATAAGCTATAAAACAGGAGTTAAGGATCTCAAGCACAGCAGAGGAGTTGATTTAGTTAGCGCTTTAGAGGCAGCCGGAAAAACTGTAAAAGTTGAAGATCCCTTATTTTCTCCTGATGAGCTACGTGAAGCCGGTTTTAATCCAATCAATCAGCAAGAAGATAATTCTCAAAACATCCAAGAGGATAAAGCTAGAGTAACATTAGATCGTCATAAGGCCTTAGAACCTAAGTGA